The Parambassis ranga chromosome 19, fParRan2.1, whole genome shotgun sequence genome contains a region encoding:
- the frmd4a gene encoding FERM domain-containing protein 4A isoform X6 produces MTLAARLEDLEVTLEHMLMDVFMTEGRRCQVHLLDDRKLELLVQPKLMAKDLLDLVASHFNLKEKEYFGIAYTDETGHFSWLQLDRRVLEHEFPKKSGPIVLYFCVRFYIESISYLKDNATIELFFLNAKSIIYKELIEVDSDIVFELASYILQEAKGDFTSMSNSLQQPSPLTSFPSIDDATRSDLKKLPALPTQALKEHPSLAYCEDRVIEHYKKLNGQSRGQAIVNYMSIVESLPTYGVHYYAVKDKQGIPWWLGLSYKGIFQYDHQDKVKPRKVFQWRQLENLYFREKKFSVEVHDPRSRASVTRRTFGHSGIAVHTWYACPALIKSIWAMAISQHQFYLDRKQSKSKIHAARSLSEIAIDLTETGTLKTSKLANMGSKGKIISGSSGSLLSSGSQESDSSQTAKKDMLAALRARQEALEETLRQRLEELKSICIREAELTGKLPKEYPLDPGEEPPTVRRKIGTAFKLDEQKILPKGEEEELERLEREFAIQSQITEAARRLASDPHVSSKKLKKQRKTSYLNALKKLQEIENSINEYRVRSGKKPTQRASLIIEEANICSEDSSLSDALVLDDDDPQVTGTPTFSPVASPHKGLPPRPPSHSRPPPPQSLDGLRHLHYTRSDYDKSPIKPKMWSESSLDEPYEKVKKRSSHSSHRRFPSSGSTDAGGSNSLQSSPIRSLPHWNSQSSMPSTPDLRTRTPHYVHSTRSVDISPTRLHSLSQHFRNRSSSLESQGKLLASDPDAHPHTLGSPEFFLGPGRSSNGSDPLDDCSSCTSQSSSEHYYPSGGPPGSNPNYSTLGEDSPSKARQRQRQRHRSAGQLGSSNSGSMPNLAAKNGSSGGTGGGGVGGGHHGVYLHSQSQPSSQYRIKEYPLYVEGSTNPVVVRSLESDQEGHYSVKAQFKTSSSYTAGGLYKEAWGGEEGGEGSGRLTPSRSQIVRTPSLGREGGGGGRAAVSEELRCWYQRSSGSLKERSHSHSGSTSSETGSQQGTLGHGRGSRLGTLAKGSPAASPHSQRSMTPSSEHAATPTPPCSPQHIINWQSGSFGDSCFLSSPLCSELADVQWYGQDKAKPGTLV; encoded by the exons gTTCTACATAGAGAGCATATCATACCTGAAGGACAATGCCACCATTGAGTTGTTCTTTCTCAATGCCAAGTCTATCATCTACAAG GAGCTTATTGAAGTGGACAGTGATATTGTCTTCGAATTAGCTTCCTACATTCTACAA GAGGCTAAAGGTGACTTCACCAG CATGAGTAACAGCCTTCAGCAGCCATCACCTTTGACCTCATTTCCATCGAT TGATGATGCAACAAGATCTGACCTGAAAAAGCTCCCTGCTCTGCCCACCCAGGCCCTAAAGGAGCATCCATCTCTGGCCTACTG TGAAGACCGGGTCATAGAGCATTACAAAAAGCTCAATGGGCAATCAAGAGGACAGGCTATTGTAAA TTATATGAGCATTGTTGAGTCTCTGCCTACATATGGAGTGCATTACTATGCCGTAAAG GACAAACAGGGGATCCCGTGGTGGTTGGGTCTGAGCTATAAAGGCATCTTTCAGTATGACCACCAGGACAAAGTCAAACCCAGGAAG GTGTTCCAATGGCGTCAGTTGGAGAACCTCTACTTCAGAGAGAAGAAGTTTTCAGTGGAAGTTCATGACCCCAGGAG TAGGGCGTCGGTAACGCGAAGGACGTTTGGTCACAGTGGCATTGCTGTGCATACCTGGTACGCCTGTCCTGCCCTCATCAAGTCCATCTGGGCCATGGCCATCAGCCAACACCAGTTCTACCTGGACCGTAAGCAAAGCAAG TCGAAGATCCATGCAGCGCGGAGTTTGAGTGAGATTGCTATAGACCTTACGGAAACAGGGACTTTGAAGACCTCCAAACTGGCCAACATGGGCAGCAAGGGCAAGATTATCagtggcagcagtggcagcTTGCTCTCCTCAG GCTCTCAGGAATCGGACAGCTCCCAGACCGCTAAGAAGGACATGCTGGCAGCACTGAGGGCCCGGCAGGAAGCTCTGGAGGAAACATTAAGACAGAGACTAGAGGAACTCAAGAGTATCTGCATAAGAGAGGCG GAACTGACAGGAAAACTTCCAAAGGAATATCCTCTGGATCCAGGAGAGGAGCCACCCACAGTGAGACGGAAGATTGGTACCGCCTTCAAACTGGATGAGCAGAAAATTCTACCTAAAGGAGAG GAAGAGGAGCTTGAACGTTTGGAGCGGGAGTTCGCCATTCAGTCCCAGATTACAGAGGCAGCCAGGCGTCTTGCCAGTGATCCTCATGTGAGCAGTAAGAAGCTGAAGAAACAGAGGAAGACTTCTTATCTGAACGCACTGAAGAAGCTCCAGGAAATTGAGAACTCCATTAATGAGTACCGTGTCCGCTCTGGCAAGAAGCCTACGCAGAGAGCGTCACTTATCATAGAAG AAGCCAATATTTGTTCTGAGGACAGCTCACTGTCTGATGCACTGGTCTTGGATGATG ATGATCCTCAAGTTACAGGTACCCCCACCTTCTCTCCGGTAGCATCTCCTCACAAGGGCCTCCCTCCACGGCCACCATCTCACAGTCGCCCCCCGCCACCCCAGTCCCTGGATGGCCTGCGACACCTGCACTACACACGCTCTGACTATGATAAATCCCCCATCAAACCGAAAATGTGGAGCGAATCATCACTAGATGAGCCCTACGAAAAAGTCAAGAAACGCTCCTCTCATTCCAG TCACAGACGTTTCCCAAGCTCTGGCAGTACCGATGCAGGAGGTAGCAACTCCCTGCAGAGCAGCCCCATCAGGAGTCTCCCTCACTggaactctcagtccagcatgcCATCAACCCCAGACCTGAGGACCAGGACCCCACACTATGTACATTCCACCAG GTCAGTGGACATTAGTCCCACACGTCTGCACAGTCTCTCTCAGCACTTTAGGAACCGCAGCTCCAGCCTTGAGTCCCAGGGCAAACTGCTGGCGTCCGACCCTGACGCGCACCCGCACACGCTGGGCAGCCCTGAGTTTTTCCTCGGCCCAGGACGCAGCTCCAATGGCTCTGACCCACTAGATGACTGTTCATCCTGCACCAGCCAAAGCAGCTCAGAACATTACTACCCCTCCGGTGGACCTCCTGGCAGCAACCCTAACTACTCTACTCTGGGAGAGGACTCACCCTCCAAAGCTAGGCAGAGGCAAAGGCAGAGGCACAG atCTGCAGGTCAATTGGGTTCCTCTAACTCTGGCTCTATGCCTAACCTGGCAGCTAAAAACGGCTCTAGTGGAGgaacaggtggaggtggggtgGGAGGGGGACACCATGGTGTCTACCTCCACAGTCAGAGCCAACCCTCCTCCCAGTACCGCATCAAGGAGTACCCTCTATACGTGGAGGGCAGCACCAACCCCGTGGTGGTGCGCAGCCTGGAAAGTGATCAGGAGGGCCACTACAGTGTGAAGGCTCAGTTCAAGACTTCAAGCTCCTACACGGCCGGGGGACTGTACAAGGAGGCCTGggggggagaagagggaggtgAGGGAAGTGGCCGACTCACGCCGTCACGCTCACAGATCGTACGAACTCCGTCACTGGGGCGAGAgggtggtggaggggggaggGCAGCAGTCTCTGAAGAGCTGCGGTGCTGGTACCAGAGGTCTTCAGGGAGCCTGAAGGAGAGGAGTCATTCACATTCAGGATCCACGTCCTCCGAGACCGGGTCACAGCAAGGCACTCTAGGACATGGTCGAGGAAGTAGACTAGGGACACTCGCCAAGGGCTCACCAG ctGCCTcccctcacagccagaggagtATGACGCCCTCCAGTGAGCACGCAGCCACGCCCACACCCCCCTGTAGCCCACAGCACATCATCAACTGGCAGAGCGG GTCTTTTGGTGACAGCTGTTTTCTCAGCAGCCCGCTGTGTTCAGAGCTGGCAGATGTGCAGTGGTATGGACAAGACAAGGCCAAACCTGGAACACTGGTCTGA
- the pdp2 gene encoding pyruvate dehydrogenase [acetyl-transferring]-phosphatase 2, mitochondrial → MYGRVYASILQKASSYTLSLHSTASLQYAHLVAFGSSQPHPAHHCHFSSWGTSRSDLRCSAGEESGNWSQSGRNLSTREDLDFQLSQIQINSILRSNEQSVNVPEFDGRGLSAVRKFESNQLAANTPNEDRRSAATCLQSKGMLFGVFDGHGGWACAQSVSERLLYYIAVAMMSKHSLEELEKCMEHSKPVPPILQWYKNHADFNYRESASLYIEHLRVFWQELLECEEHGAGMSPQDALDCAFKRLDADISLEAQVPLSNDLIKSTAIQVAFAGCTACVAHVGIDGIHVANAGDCRAVLGVQEEDGSWSALPLSKDHNSQNKTEVERIKAQHPPSETNTVVTDDRLLGVLMPLRAFGDVRFKWSRELQQSILASLESGVDLDSLNLYQYTPPNYLTPPYLDVAPEITYHKLRPQDRFLILGTDGLWDELRSEEAVRLIGEHLSGIHLQAPVSPSEKQLKLGQMHELLLKRQARASPALDTNAATHLIRHALGTGEYGDLCQERLASMLALPEDLARMYRDDITATVVYLNYELARPQRS, encoded by the exons ATGTATGGACGTGTGTACGCCAGCATCCTCCAGAAAGCTTCAAGCTACACACTGTCGCTACATTCTACAGCCTCACTGCAG TATGCCCACCTTGTAGCATTTGGTTCCTCTCAGCCTCATCCAGCCCACCATTGTCACTTCTCCTCCTGGGGTACATCTAGATCTGACCTGAGGTGCAGTGCTGGCGAGGAATCAGGAAATTGGTCTCAAAGTGGGCGAAACCTCTCAACTCGTGAGGACTTAGATTTTCAGTTGAGCCAAATCCAGATCAACAGTATTCTGAGATCCAATGAGCAG TCTGTAAATGTGCCAGAGTTTGATGGCAGAGGACTCAGTGCTGTGAGAAAATTTGAGAGCAACCAGCTCGCTGCTAACACACCTAATGAGGACCGCCGTAGTGCAGCCACCTGCTTACAG TCAAAGGGCATGCTCTTTGGAGTGTTTGATGGCCATGGGGGCTGGGCTTGTGCTCAATCTGTCAGTGAGCGCCTGCTGTATTATATAGCAGTAGCAATGATGTCAAAGCACAGCCTGGAAGAGCTTGAGAAGTGCATGGAGCATAGCAAACCTGTTCCACCCATCCTGCAGTGGTATAAAAATCATGCAGACTTTAATTATCGTGAATCTGCGTCCCTCTACATCGAACACCTGAGAGTCTTCTGGCAAGAATTACTGGAGTGTGAAGAACACGGTGCGGGCATGAG TCCTCAGGATGCTCTGGATTGTGCTTTCAAACGTCTTGATGCTGACATCTCCTTGGAGGCTCAGGTGCCTCTTTCCAATGACCTAATCAAAAGTACAGCCATCCAG GTTGCTTTTGCTGGATGCACTGCCTGCGTGGCTCATGTTGGCATCGATGGGATCCATGTGGCAAATGCCGGGGACTGCCGAGCAGTGTTGGGAGTGCAAGAGGAGGATGGATCATGGAGCGCTTTGCCCCTTTCCAAAGACCACAACTCGCAGAACAAGACTGAGGTGGAGCGAATCAAAGCCCAGCATCCACcctcagagacaaacacagtggTCACAGACGACAGACTGCTTGGG GTTCTGATGCCTCTGCGTGCGTTTGGTGATGTGAGGTTCAAATGGAGccgtgagctgcagcagagcatctTAGCCAGCCTGGAATCCGGAGTGGACCTCGACTCTCTCAACTTATATCAGTACACTCCTCCTAACTACTTGACACCCCCATACCTGGACGTGGCACCAGAGATAACCTATCACAAGCTGAGGCCCCAGGACCGCTTCTTGATCCTCGGCACTGACGGGCTGTGGGACGAACTGAGGAGTGAAGAGGCGGTGCGACTGATTGGAGAGCACCTGAGCGGAATTCATTTACAG GCTCCAGTTTCTCCTTCTGAGAAGCAGCTCAAACTGGGTCAGATGCATGAACTCCTGCTAAAACGCCAGGCCCGTGCCTCTCCTGCTTTAGACACCAATGCTGCCACACACCTCATCAGACATGCACTTGGTACTGGGGAGTATGGAGACCTTTGCCAGGAGAGGTTGGCTTCAATGCTGGCTTTGCCAGAGGACCTGGCTCGAATGTACAGGGACGACATTACAGCCACTGTGGTCTATCTAAACTACGAACTGGCCCGACCTCAACGCAGCTAA
- the tmem253 gene encoding transmembrane protein 253: MMQNMFQEGLYHVFFKETPSTPPLTQATNNGELNNARIHRWFGTVVNTRLLVSGVIQVISALACILTTVTHACVSYNCAVSMTTPVWPSLFYVAAGCLAMEVQRKADKLKILSLMGMNLFSLLFGFSALLANSLSPVQPAALSTHQQHAGSYVAKVSSIVFAVQCFLASVYILFLSWRGLRRYSSPQAYCRISQNPDDTNGSLLEQVEYNL; this comes from the exons ATGATGCAGAACATGTTCCAGGAGGGGCTGTACCACGTGTTCTTTAAGGAGACACCCTCAACCCCTCCTCTGACCCAGGCCACCAATAATGGTGAGCTAAACAATGCCAGGATTCATCGTTGGTTTGGGACTGTGGTTAACACTAGACTTCTGGTCTCTGGG GTGATTCAGGTCATCTCTGCATTAGCCTGCATACTGACCACAGTCACTCATGCATGTGTGAGCTACAACTGtgctgtctccatgacaacaccaGTATGGCCAAGCTTATTT TATGTGGCTGCGGGCTGTCTGGCAATGGAAGTTCAGAGGAAAGCCGATAAATTAAAG ATCCTCAGTCTGATGGGGATGAACCTCTTCAGTCTCCTGTTTGGATTTTCGGCTCTGCTGGCTAACAGTCTCAGTCCTGTGCAGCCGGCTGCACTCAGCACGCATCAACAG caTGCTGGTTCATATGTTGCAAAGGTGAGCTCCATAGTGTTTGCTGTGCAGTGTTTTCTGGCATCAGTCTACATTCTTTTCCTGTCCTGGAGAGGCCTGCGTCGCTACAGCTCCCCGCAGGCCTACTGTCGCATCTCACAG AATCCAGATGACACCAATGGGTCTCTACTGGAACAAGTGGAATATAATCTGTGA
- the frmd4a gene encoding FERM domain-containing protein 4A isoform X9 yields MAISQHQFYLDRKQSKSKIHAARSLSEIAIDLTETGTLKTSKLANMGSKGKIISGSSGSLLSSGSQESDSSQTAKKDMLAALRARQEALEETLRQRLEELKSICIREAELTGKLPKEYPLDPGEEPPTVRRKIGTAFKLDEQKILPKGEEEELERLEREFAIQSQITEAARRLASDPHVSSKKLKKQRKTSYLNALKKLQEIENSINEYRVRSGKKPTQRASLIIEEANICSEDSSLSDALVLDDDDPQVTGTPTFSPVASPHKGLPPRPPSHSRPPPPQSLDGLRHLHYTRSDYDKSPIKPKMWSESSLDEPYEKVKKRSSHSSHRRFPSSGSTDAGGSNSLQSSPIRSLPHWNSQSSMPSTPDLRTRTPHYVHSTRSVDISPTRLHSLSQHFRNRSSSLESQGKLLASDPDAHPHTLGSPEFFLGPGRSSNGSDPLDDCSSCTSQSSSEHYYPSGGPPGSNPNYSTLGEDSPSKARQRQRQRHRSAGQLGSSNSGSMPNLAAKNGSSGGTGGGGVGGGHHGVYLHSQSQPSSQYRIKEYPLYVEGSTNPVVVRSLESDQEGHYSVKAQFKTSSSYTAGGLYKEAWGGEEGGEGSGRLTPSRSQIVRTPSLGREGGGGGRAAVSEELRCWYQRSSGSLKERSHSHSGSTSSETGSQQGTLGHGRGSRLGTLAKGSPAASPHSQRSMTPSSEHAATPTPPCSPQHIINWQSGSFGDSCFLSSPLCSELADVQWYGQDKAKPGTLV; encoded by the exons ATGGCCATCAGCCAACACCAGTTCTACCTGGACCGTAAGCAAAGCAAG TCGAAGATCCATGCAGCGCGGAGTTTGAGTGAGATTGCTATAGACCTTACGGAAACAGGGACTTTGAAGACCTCCAAACTGGCCAACATGGGCAGCAAGGGCAAGATTATCagtggcagcagtggcagcTTGCTCTCCTCAG GCTCTCAGGAATCGGACAGCTCCCAGACCGCTAAGAAGGACATGCTGGCAGCACTGAGGGCCCGGCAGGAAGCTCTGGAGGAAACATTAAGACAGAGACTAGAGGAACTCAAGAGTATCTGCATAAGAGAGGCG GAACTGACAGGAAAACTTCCAAAGGAATATCCTCTGGATCCAGGAGAGGAGCCACCCACAGTGAGACGGAAGATTGGTACCGCCTTCAAACTGGATGAGCAGAAAATTCTACCTAAAGGAGAG GAAGAGGAGCTTGAACGTTTGGAGCGGGAGTTCGCCATTCAGTCCCAGATTACAGAGGCAGCCAGGCGTCTTGCCAGTGATCCTCATGTGAGCAGTAAGAAGCTGAAGAAACAGAGGAAGACTTCTTATCTGAACGCACTGAAGAAGCTCCAGGAAATTGAGAACTCCATTAATGAGTACCGTGTCCGCTCTGGCAAGAAGCCTACGCAGAGAGCGTCACTTATCATAGAAG AAGCCAATATTTGTTCTGAGGACAGCTCACTGTCTGATGCACTGGTCTTGGATGATG ATGATCCTCAAGTTACAGGTACCCCCACCTTCTCTCCGGTAGCATCTCCTCACAAGGGCCTCCCTCCACGGCCACCATCTCACAGTCGCCCCCCGCCACCCCAGTCCCTGGATGGCCTGCGACACCTGCACTACACACGCTCTGACTATGATAAATCCCCCATCAAACCGAAAATGTGGAGCGAATCATCACTAGATGAGCCCTACGAAAAAGTCAAGAAACGCTCCTCTCATTCCAG TCACAGACGTTTCCCAAGCTCTGGCAGTACCGATGCAGGAGGTAGCAACTCCCTGCAGAGCAGCCCCATCAGGAGTCTCCCTCACTggaactctcagtccagcatgcCATCAACCCCAGACCTGAGGACCAGGACCCCACACTATGTACATTCCACCAG GTCAGTGGACATTAGTCCCACACGTCTGCACAGTCTCTCTCAGCACTTTAGGAACCGCAGCTCCAGCCTTGAGTCCCAGGGCAAACTGCTGGCGTCCGACCCTGACGCGCACCCGCACACGCTGGGCAGCCCTGAGTTTTTCCTCGGCCCAGGACGCAGCTCCAATGGCTCTGACCCACTAGATGACTGTTCATCCTGCACCAGCCAAAGCAGCTCAGAACATTACTACCCCTCCGGTGGACCTCCTGGCAGCAACCCTAACTACTCTACTCTGGGAGAGGACTCACCCTCCAAAGCTAGGCAGAGGCAAAGGCAGAGGCACAG atCTGCAGGTCAATTGGGTTCCTCTAACTCTGGCTCTATGCCTAACCTGGCAGCTAAAAACGGCTCTAGTGGAGgaacaggtggaggtggggtgGGAGGGGGACACCATGGTGTCTACCTCCACAGTCAGAGCCAACCCTCCTCCCAGTACCGCATCAAGGAGTACCCTCTATACGTGGAGGGCAGCACCAACCCCGTGGTGGTGCGCAGCCTGGAAAGTGATCAGGAGGGCCACTACAGTGTGAAGGCTCAGTTCAAGACTTCAAGCTCCTACACGGCCGGGGGACTGTACAAGGAGGCCTGggggggagaagagggaggtgAGGGAAGTGGCCGACTCACGCCGTCACGCTCACAGATCGTACGAACTCCGTCACTGGGGCGAGAgggtggtggaggggggaggGCAGCAGTCTCTGAAGAGCTGCGGTGCTGGTACCAGAGGTCTTCAGGGAGCCTGAAGGAGAGGAGTCATTCACATTCAGGATCCACGTCCTCCGAGACCGGGTCACAGCAAGGCACTCTAGGACATGGTCGAGGAAGTAGACTAGGGACACTCGCCAAGGGCTCACCAG ctGCCTcccctcacagccagaggagtATGACGCCCTCCAGTGAGCACGCAGCCACGCCCACACCCCCCTGTAGCCCACAGCACATCATCAACTGGCAGAGCGG GTCTTTTGGTGACAGCTGTTTTCTCAGCAGCCCGCTGTGTTCAGAGCTGGCAGATGTGCAGTGGTATGGACAAGACAAGGCCAAACCTGGAACACTGGTCTGA
- the frmd4a gene encoding FERM domain-containing protein 4A isoform X8 produces MTEGRRCQVHLLDDRKLELLVQPKLMAKDLLDLVASHFNLKEKEYFGIAYTDETGHFSWLQLDRRVLEHEFPKKSGPIVLYFCVRFYIESISYLKDNATIELFFLNAKSIIYKELIEVDSDIVFELASYILQEAKGDFTSMSNSLQQPSPLTSFPSIDDATRSDLKKLPALPTQALKEHPSLAYCEDRVIEHYKKLNGQSRGQAIVNYMSIVESLPTYGVHYYAVKDKQGIPWWLGLSYKGIFQYDHQDKVKPRKVFQWRQLENLYFREKKFSVEVHDPRSRASVTRRTFGHSGIAVHTWYACPALIKSIWAMAISQHQFYLDRKQSKSKIHAARSLSEIAIDLTETGTLKTSKLANMGSKGKIISGSSGSLLSSGSQESDSSQTAKKDMLAALRARQEALEETLRQRLEELKSICIREAELTGKLPKEYPLDPGEEPPTVRRKIGTAFKLDEQKILPKGEEEELERLEREFAIQSQITEAARRLASDPHVSSKKLKKQRKTSYLNALKKLQEIENSINEYRVRSGKKPTQRASLIIEEANICSEDSSLSDALVLDDDDPQVTGTPTFSPVASPHKGLPPRPPSHSRPPPPQSLDGLRHLHYTRSDYDKSPIKPKMWSESSLDEPYEKVKKRSSHSSHRRFPSSGSTDAGGSNSLQSSPIRSLPHWNSQSSMPSTPDLRTRTPHYVHSTRSVDISPTRLHSLSQHFRNRSSSLESQGKLLASDPDAHPHTLGSPEFFLGPGRSSNGSDPLDDCSSCTSQSSSEHYYPSGGPPGSNPNYSTLGEDSPSKARQRQRQRHRSAGQLGSSNSGSMPNLAAKNGSSGGTGGGGVGGGHHGVYLHSQSQPSSQYRIKEYPLYVEGSTNPVVVRSLESDQEGHYSVKAQFKTSSSYTAGGLYKEAWGGEEGGEGSGRLTPSRSQIVRTPSLGREGGGGGRAAVSEELRCWYQRSSGSLKERSHSHSGSTSSETGSQQGTLGHGRGSRLGTLAKGSPAASPHSQRSMTPSSEHAATPTPPCSPQHIINWQSGSFGDSCFLSSPLCSELADVQWYGQDKAKPGTLV; encoded by the exons gTTCTACATAGAGAGCATATCATACCTGAAGGACAATGCCACCATTGAGTTGTTCTTTCTCAATGCCAAGTCTATCATCTACAAG GAGCTTATTGAAGTGGACAGTGATATTGTCTTCGAATTAGCTTCCTACATTCTACAA GAGGCTAAAGGTGACTTCACCAG CATGAGTAACAGCCTTCAGCAGCCATCACCTTTGACCTCATTTCCATCGAT TGATGATGCAACAAGATCTGACCTGAAAAAGCTCCCTGCTCTGCCCACCCAGGCCCTAAAGGAGCATCCATCTCTGGCCTACTG TGAAGACCGGGTCATAGAGCATTACAAAAAGCTCAATGGGCAATCAAGAGGACAGGCTATTGTAAA TTATATGAGCATTGTTGAGTCTCTGCCTACATATGGAGTGCATTACTATGCCGTAAAG GACAAACAGGGGATCCCGTGGTGGTTGGGTCTGAGCTATAAAGGCATCTTTCAGTATGACCACCAGGACAAAGTCAAACCCAGGAAG GTGTTCCAATGGCGTCAGTTGGAGAACCTCTACTTCAGAGAGAAGAAGTTTTCAGTGGAAGTTCATGACCCCAGGAG TAGGGCGTCGGTAACGCGAAGGACGTTTGGTCACAGTGGCATTGCTGTGCATACCTGGTACGCCTGTCCTGCCCTCATCAAGTCCATCTGGGCCATGGCCATCAGCCAACACCAGTTCTACCTGGACCGTAAGCAAAGCAAG TCGAAGATCCATGCAGCGCGGAGTTTGAGTGAGATTGCTATAGACCTTACGGAAACAGGGACTTTGAAGACCTCCAAACTGGCCAACATGGGCAGCAAGGGCAAGATTATCagtggcagcagtggcagcTTGCTCTCCTCAG GCTCTCAGGAATCGGACAGCTCCCAGACCGCTAAGAAGGACATGCTGGCAGCACTGAGGGCCCGGCAGGAAGCTCTGGAGGAAACATTAAGACAGAGACTAGAGGAACTCAAGAGTATCTGCATAAGAGAGGCG GAACTGACAGGAAAACTTCCAAAGGAATATCCTCTGGATCCAGGAGAGGAGCCACCCACAGTGAGACGGAAGATTGGTACCGCCTTCAAACTGGATGAGCAGAAAATTCTACCTAAAGGAGAG GAAGAGGAGCTTGAACGTTTGGAGCGGGAGTTCGCCATTCAGTCCCAGATTACAGAGGCAGCCAGGCGTCTTGCCAGTGATCCTCATGTGAGCAGTAAGAAGCTGAAGAAACAGAGGAAGACTTCTTATCTGAACGCACTGAAGAAGCTCCAGGAAATTGAGAACTCCATTAATGAGTACCGTGTCCGCTCTGGCAAGAAGCCTACGCAGAGAGCGTCACTTATCATAGAAG AAGCCAATATTTGTTCTGAGGACAGCTCACTGTCTGATGCACTGGTCTTGGATGATG ATGATCCTCAAGTTACAGGTACCCCCACCTTCTCTCCGGTAGCATCTCCTCACAAGGGCCTCCCTCCACGGCCACCATCTCACAGTCGCCCCCCGCCACCCCAGTCCCTGGATGGCCTGCGACACCTGCACTACACACGCTCTGACTATGATAAATCCCCCATCAAACCGAAAATGTGGAGCGAATCATCACTAGATGAGCCCTACGAAAAAGTCAAGAAACGCTCCTCTCATTCCAG TCACAGACGTTTCCCAAGCTCTGGCAGTACCGATGCAGGAGGTAGCAACTCCCTGCAGAGCAGCCCCATCAGGAGTCTCCCTCACTggaactctcagtccagcatgcCATCAACCCCAGACCTGAGGACCAGGACCCCACACTATGTACATTCCACCAG GTCAGTGGACATTAGTCCCACACGTCTGCACAGTCTCTCTCAGCACTTTAGGAACCGCAGCTCCAGCCTTGAGTCCCAGGGCAAACTGCTGGCGTCCGACCCTGACGCGCACCCGCACACGCTGGGCAGCCCTGAGTTTTTCCTCGGCCCAGGACGCAGCTCCAATGGCTCTGACCCACTAGATGACTGTTCATCCTGCACCAGCCAAAGCAGCTCAGAACATTACTACCCCTCCGGTGGACCTCCTGGCAGCAACCCTAACTACTCTACTCTGGGAGAGGACTCACCCTCCAAAGCTAGGCAGAGGCAAAGGCAGAGGCACAG atCTGCAGGTCAATTGGGTTCCTCTAACTCTGGCTCTATGCCTAACCTGGCAGCTAAAAACGGCTCTAGTGGAGgaacaggtggaggtggggtgGGAGGGGGACACCATGGTGTCTACCTCCACAGTCAGAGCCAACCCTCCTCCCAGTACCGCATCAAGGAGTACCCTCTATACGTGGAGGGCAGCACCAACCCCGTGGTGGTGCGCAGCCTGGAAAGTGATCAGGAGGGCCACTACAGTGTGAAGGCTCAGTTCAAGACTTCAAGCTCCTACACGGCCGGGGGACTGTACAAGGAGGCCTGggggggagaagagggaggtgAGGGAAGTGGCCGACTCACGCCGTCACGCTCACAGATCGTACGAACTCCGTCACTGGGGCGAGAgggtggtggaggggggaggGCAGCAGTCTCTGAAGAGCTGCGGTGCTGGTACCAGAGGTCTTCAGGGAGCCTGAAGGAGAGGAGTCATTCACATTCAGGATCCACGTCCTCCGAGACCGGGTCACAGCAAGGCACTCTAGGACATGGTCGAGGAAGTAGACTAGGGACACTCGCCAAGGGCTCACCAG ctGCCTcccctcacagccagaggagtATGACGCCCTCCAGTGAGCACGCAGCCACGCCCACACCCCCCTGTAGCCCACAGCACATCATCAACTGGCAGAGCGG GTCTTTTGGTGACAGCTGTTTTCTCAGCAGCCCGCTGTGTTCAGAGCTGGCAGATGTGCAGTGGTATGGACAAGACAAGGCCAAACCTGGAACACTGGTCTGA